In Paenarthrobacter sp. GOM3, a single window of DNA contains:
- a CDS encoding response regulator yields MSDVPAPIRVALVDDQHLVRSGFGMLINSQPDLEVVAEAANGIEAVQALSATTADVVLMDVRMPGMDGIEATRRILEQAASQPAGSQRAEVKIVVLTTFDLDEYALAAIQAGASGFLLKDAPPEELLEAIRTVYRGDAVIAPSTTRRLLDHVAPLLRTQTPEQSQHAAAVESLTAREREVFQLIAQGQSNPEIAAGLFLSEATVKTHVGHILAKLGARDRVQVVVIAYETGVVAPGA; encoded by the coding sequence ATGTCCGACGTTCCTGCGCCCATCCGGGTTGCCCTGGTGGACGACCAACACCTGGTCCGCTCGGGATTTGGCATGCTGATCAACTCCCAGCCGGATCTCGAAGTCGTGGCCGAAGCGGCGAATGGCATCGAGGCCGTGCAGGCTTTGAGTGCCACAACGGCCGACGTCGTCCTCATGGATGTCCGAATGCCCGGGATGGACGGCATCGAAGCAACCCGGCGCATCCTGGAGCAGGCAGCAAGCCAACCCGCGGGCTCGCAGCGGGCCGAGGTCAAGATCGTTGTCCTGACCACCTTTGACCTGGATGAGTATGCCCTGGCGGCCATCCAGGCGGGCGCGAGCGGGTTCCTGCTCAAGGACGCCCCGCCCGAAGAGCTCTTGGAAGCGATCCGCACCGTTTACCGTGGCGACGCTGTGATCGCACCGTCCACCACCCGTCGCTTGCTGGACCATGTGGCGCCCCTCCTGAGGACCCAGACGCCCGAGCAGAGCCAGCACGCTGCGGCCGTCGAGAGCCTCACTGCCCGCGAGCGCGAAGTGTTCCAACTGATCGCCCAGGGGCAGTCGAATCCGGAGATCGCGGCGGGGTTGTTCCTATCCGAAGCCACTGTGAAAACCCATGTGGGTCACATCCTGGCCAAGCTCGGCGCCAGGGACCGCGTCCAGGTCGTGGTCATCGCTTACGAGACAGGCGTGGTTGCGCCGGGGGCTTAA
- the serA gene encoding phosphoglycerate dehydrogenase — MSASKPVVLLAEELSPATVEALGPDFEIRQTDGADRSQLLSAIADVDAILVRSATQVDAEAIAAAKNLKIIARAGVGLDNVDIKSATQAGVMVVNAPTSNIVSAAELTVGHILSLARHIPQASAALKNGEWKRSKYTGIELFEKKIGIIGLGRIGALVAARLQGFETEILAYDPYITSARAAQLGVKLVTLDELLENSDFITIHMPKTPETVGMLGADAFAKMKESAYVINVARGGLVDEEALYTALKEGQIAGAGVDVFVKEPSTDLPFFELDNVVVTPHLGASTDEAQEKAGVSVAKSVRLALAGELVPDAVNVAGGVIAPDVRPGIPLIEKLGRIFTALTHASLTQIDVEVAGEIAALDVKVLELAALKGVFADVVTEQVSYVNAPVIAEQRGINTRLITTPDAEDYRNVLTIRGALSDGSQISVAGTLTGPKQVEKLVGVNGYDVEIPISEHLVVVAYADRPGVIGTIGHILGMNNINIGGMQVARQTEGGQVLALLTIDSSVPQQVLEAIKAGIGADMVREVDLED, encoded by the coding sequence GTGTCAGCCAGCAAACCCGTCGTCCTCCTCGCCGAGGAACTTTCGCCCGCCACCGTCGAGGCATTGGGCCCGGACTTTGAAATCCGCCAGACCGACGGCGCCGACCGTTCCCAGCTGCTGTCCGCAATCGCCGACGTCGACGCCATCCTGGTTCGCTCGGCCACCCAGGTGGATGCCGAAGCGATCGCCGCTGCCAAGAACCTCAAGATCATCGCCCGTGCCGGCGTTGGACTGGATAACGTGGACATCAAGTCCGCAACACAGGCCGGCGTCATGGTGGTTAATGCCCCGACGTCGAACATCGTCTCGGCCGCTGAGCTTACTGTTGGCCACATCCTCAGCCTGGCCCGCCACATTCCGCAGGCCAGCGCGGCGTTGAAGAACGGCGAGTGGAAGCGTTCCAAGTACACCGGGATCGAACTCTTCGAGAAGAAGATCGGCATCATTGGCCTCGGACGTATTGGTGCCTTGGTCGCAGCACGTCTCCAGGGCTTCGAGACCGAGATCCTCGCGTACGACCCCTACATCACCTCGGCGCGCGCAGCCCAGCTCGGCGTCAAGCTGGTTACCCTCGATGAATTGTTGGAAAACTCCGACTTCATCACCATCCACATGCCCAAGACGCCCGAGACGGTGGGGATGCTGGGAGCGGATGCGTTCGCGAAGATGAAGGAATCGGCGTACGTCATCAACGTTGCCCGTGGTGGCCTGGTGGACGAGGAAGCCCTCTACACCGCCCTGAAGGAAGGCCAGATTGCTGGCGCCGGTGTGGACGTCTTCGTCAAGGAGCCGAGCACGGACCTCCCGTTCTTCGAGCTCGATAACGTGGTGGTAACCCCGCACCTTGGAGCATCAACGGATGAGGCCCAGGAAAAGGCCGGCGTCTCCGTCGCCAAGTCCGTCCGCCTTGCCCTGGCCGGCGAGCTCGTACCGGACGCCGTGAACGTCGCCGGTGGGGTCATTGCTCCGGACGTCCGTCCGGGCATCCCGCTGATCGAAAAGCTCGGCCGCATCTTCACCGCCCTGACCCACGCTTCCCTCACGCAGATCGACGTCGAGGTGGCAGGTGAGATCGCTGCGCTTGACGTCAAGGTGCTTGAACTCGCTGCGCTGAAGGGCGTTTTCGCTGATGTGGTCACCGAGCAGGTCTCCTACGTCAACGCCCCGGTCATCGCCGAGCAGCGCGGCATCAACACCCGCCTCATCACCACCCCGGACGCTGAGGACTACCGCAATGTCCTGACCATCCGCGGAGCCCTCAGCGACGGTTCGCAGATCTCTGTTGCCGGAACACTGACAGGCCCCAAGCAAGTTGAGAAGCTGGTGGGCGTCAACGGCTACGACGTCGAAATCCCCATCAGCGAGCACCTGGTGGTAGTGGCCTACGCGGACCGTCCCGGCGTCATCGGCACCATCGGCCACATCCTTGGCATGAACAACATCAACATCGGCGGCATGCAGGTTGCACGCCAGACCGAGGGCGGGCAGGTCCTTGCGCTCCTGACCATCGACAGCTCCGTTCCGCAGCAGGTCCTGGAAGCCATCAAGGCCGGGATCGGCGCAGACATGGTCCGGGAAGTGGACCTGGAGGACTAG
- a CDS encoding ABC transporter ATP-binding protein, translating to MTTFTPLPHPSGTNRPEGSDAAQARPAVEAFELTKSYGRADTSVTALDRVSVSFDAGKFTAIMGPSGSGKSTLMHCLAGLDSADSGRIALGGTELTGLNDRQLTALRRERIGFVFQAFNLVPTLTAEQNITLPLALAGTTADAGWLDTVVSTLGLKDRLKHRPHELSGGQQQRVAVARALLTRPDVVFGDEPTGNLDSKAGGEVLALLRRSSQEMGQTIIMVTHDPVAASYADRVVLMSDGGLVGEIHDPTADSVLAALGKLGA from the coding sequence ATGACAACATTCACGCCTCTCCCCCACCCTTCAGGAACAAACCGGCCCGAGGGATCGGACGCTGCCCAGGCCCGTCCCGCCGTCGAAGCTTTCGAGCTGACAAAAAGCTACGGCCGCGCCGATACGAGCGTTACGGCCCTTGACCGGGTGTCGGTGAGTTTCGACGCAGGGAAGTTCACGGCCATCATGGGACCCTCGGGCTCCGGCAAGTCCACCCTTATGCATTGCCTGGCAGGCCTGGACTCGGCGGATTCCGGCCGCATCGCCCTGGGTGGCACGGAGTTGACCGGTCTCAACGACCGGCAGCTCACCGCACTGAGGCGTGAAAGGATCGGCTTTGTCTTCCAGGCTTTCAACTTGGTGCCCACGCTCACGGCAGAGCAGAACATCACGCTTCCACTCGCGTTGGCGGGCACAACCGCCGACGCCGGGTGGCTGGATACCGTTGTCAGCACGCTTGGCCTGAAGGATCGCCTGAAGCACCGTCCACATGAGCTCTCCGGAGGCCAGCAGCAGCGCGTGGCAGTAGCCCGGGCGCTGTTGACCCGTCCCGACGTCGTTTTCGGTGACGAACCTACCGGCAACCTGGATTCGAAGGCCGGCGGCGAAGTTCTTGCTTTGCTTCGCCGGAGCAGCCAGGAAATGGGCCAGACCATCATCATGGTGACCCACGATCCCGTGGCCGCAAGCTACGCGGACCGGGTGGTGCTGATGAGCGACGGTGGCCTGGTGGGAGAAATCCACGACCCCACAGCAGATTCTGTCCTGGCCGCCCTTGGCAAGCTGGGGGCGTAA
- a CDS encoding ABC transporter permease, protein MLRVALSQLTTHYRRFVAIGLAVMLSVMFLASTLMVGASTNASLGASIGEAYRKADLVATSKNGEPFTQAAVDAAVSSPAVADSYAERSTYVTFQAGGGEQFGRLRNAAPASLEGAVLSSGSMPSQALEAAVDVKTAGHLGLTVGSTLELHGAGPVKNAKVTITGLIQATNDPFSSSAAQLLASETVLNAVQDAGAGYTGLQFALKPGEDVSAAKDYISHRMEAAGAVSPVVETAQEKVTSTVAMLSAGQDQLTVVLLAFAGVAILVSTLVVANTFSVLVAQRTRELALLRCLGAGRSQIRGSVMLEALVVGFVSSVLGVLAATGLMTALIAWAKSQPEQAFATLAVPPSAIIAGLVAGTLLTVVAALVPAKAATAVAPLAALRPADDASVRNRRGKLRLVIGLLALLGGAGLLAYGSLNVALPVALLGGAASFVGILLCSSLFIPPVVALAGRLAAPAGVPGRLAAVNATRNPARTSATAAALLIGVTLVSLMMTGAATSRQAFNDTLAENYPVDLSAQTAVDGTADPSQAVDRIKTLDGVSAAVLLQAVGTLKDEATPDGRGTIYALPAADAGSVLRDINLKPSPGVVYLPEDSVAGRASIGTTGGDVSLESKVLRTRNVPAFVEASSIASAALPETPGMVWVKLDDAVSADRVQAIQKEIASALGIPERTVSGAAIERVTFNSIIDVLLLVVTGLLGVAVVIALIGVANTLSLSVLERTRENSLLRALGLTKGQLRGMLAIEAVLVAGVSALLGAGMGIVYGWLGAQATLGGVATVVPAVPWLQLLAVFGVAVVAGLLASVIPARRAARLSPVEGLATA, encoded by the coding sequence ATGTTGCGTGTTGCACTGTCCCAATTGACGACGCACTACCGGCGGTTCGTGGCGATCGGACTTGCCGTGATGTTGTCGGTGATGTTCCTCGCTTCCACCCTCATGGTGGGCGCAAGCACCAATGCATCCTTGGGTGCGAGTATTGGCGAGGCCTACCGTAAAGCGGATCTCGTGGCGACGTCCAAGAACGGCGAACCGTTCACCCAGGCTGCCGTGGATGCTGCTGTTTCTTCACCTGCTGTGGCGGACAGCTACGCGGAGCGGTCCACGTATGTGACCTTCCAGGCCGGCGGAGGTGAGCAATTCGGCCGCCTTCGGAATGCAGCCCCAGCCTCCTTGGAGGGCGCTGTCCTCTCCTCCGGTTCCATGCCTTCGCAGGCTCTGGAAGCTGCTGTTGATGTCAAGACTGCAGGGCATCTGGGGCTTACCGTCGGCAGCACGCTGGAGTTGCACGGGGCGGGCCCGGTCAAGAACGCGAAGGTGACCATTACGGGGCTGATCCAGGCCACGAATGATCCTTTCTCGTCCTCGGCAGCCCAGTTGCTTGCCTCCGAGACGGTGCTCAACGCTGTGCAGGACGCCGGGGCCGGGTATACGGGTCTGCAGTTCGCACTCAAACCCGGGGAGGACGTGTCCGCGGCGAAGGACTACATCTCCCACAGGATGGAAGCTGCCGGGGCGGTGTCGCCCGTTGTTGAAACGGCCCAGGAGAAGGTCACCTCGACAGTCGCCATGCTCAGTGCCGGACAGGACCAGTTGACGGTGGTCCTGCTCGCCTTCGCTGGAGTGGCCATCCTGGTATCCACCCTGGTGGTGGCCAACACTTTCTCGGTCCTGGTAGCTCAACGGACACGGGAACTGGCGCTGTTGCGCTGCCTGGGCGCCGGGCGTTCCCAGATCCGCGGGTCTGTCATGCTCGAAGCCCTCGTGGTCGGGTTCGTCTCCTCGGTGCTGGGCGTCCTTGCCGCCACCGGCCTGATGACAGCCTTGATCGCCTGGGCCAAGTCCCAACCGGAGCAGGCCTTCGCGACGCTGGCGGTTCCGCCGTCGGCCATCATTGCCGGCTTGGTGGCCGGAACCCTGTTGACCGTAGTTGCGGCTTTGGTGCCTGCAAAGGCGGCGACCGCTGTGGCGCCTCTTGCCGCTTTGCGGCCCGCCGATGACGCGTCCGTCCGGAACCGGCGTGGCAAACTGCGCCTCGTCATTGGGTTGCTGGCTTTGTTGGGCGGCGCCGGCCTGCTGGCATACGGGAGCTTGAACGTGGCGCTGCCCGTCGCGTTGCTGGGTGGCGCAGCGTCGTTCGTGGGCATCCTGCTCTGCTCCTCCCTCTTCATCCCCCCGGTGGTCGCTTTGGCTGGCCGGCTCGCGGCACCGGCCGGCGTGCCCGGCAGGCTTGCCGCCGTCAATGCCACCCGCAACCCGGCGCGTACTTCGGCGACGGCTGCGGCCCTGCTGATTGGCGTGACCCTGGTGTCCCTCATGATGACGGGTGCGGCGACGTCGCGACAGGCGTTCAACGACACCCTTGCCGAGAACTACCCCGTTGACCTCTCCGCCCAGACTGCCGTGGACGGCACCGCCGACCCTTCCCAGGCAGTGGACAGGATCAAAACGCTCGACGGCGTCAGCGCTGCGGTCCTGCTGCAGGCGGTGGGAACCTTGAAGGACGAGGCCACTCCCGATGGCAGAGGGACCATCTATGCCCTCCCGGCAGCTGATGCAGGATCGGTGTTGCGGGATATCAACTTGAAGCCGTCTCCTGGCGTGGTGTACCTGCCTGAAGACTCGGTGGCCGGCCGGGCAAGCATTGGAACGACTGGCGGCGATGTTTCGCTCGAATCGAAGGTGCTGCGTACCCGGAACGTCCCTGCCTTCGTTGAAGCATCCAGCATTGCTTCGGCGGCGCTGCCGGAAACCCCGGGCATGGTGTGGGTGAAGCTGGACGACGCCGTCTCGGCGGACCGGGTTCAGGCCATCCAAAAGGAGATCGCGTCGGCCCTCGGCATACCGGAACGCACTGTCAGCGGAGCGGCGATCGAACGTGTGACGTTCAACAGCATCATCGATGTCCTGCTGCTGGTGGTCACGGGCTTGCTGGGCGTGGCCGTGGTCATTGCTTTGATCGGCGTGGCAAATACTTTGTCGCTCTCGGTCCTTGAACGGACCCGCGAAAACTCGCTGCTTCGCGCCCTGGGGCTGACCAAGGGCCAACTCCGCGGGATGCTGGCCATCGAAGCCGTGCTGGTTGCGGGAGTGTCCGCGCTTCTGGGGGCCGGGATGGGCATCGTCTACGGCTGGCTCGGCGCGCAGGCCACCCTCGGCGGCGTGGCGACCGTCGTGCCCGCTGTGCCATGGCTGCAACTGCTGGCCGTCTTCGGTGTGGCCGTGGTGGCCGGGCTGCTCGCATCAGTGATTCCGGCCCGGCGTGCGGCTCGTTTGTCCCCCGTCGAAGGGCTTGCCACCGCCTGA
- a CDS encoding ABC transporter permease, which produces MNAVQRFIRSRVLLLTAAILIVAMCLSVLVQSQSQAALNRTVDENSRGLYDILVQAKPDQSQDGDGGALIQPEIANGQGGISFDQLEKIRGMGQTAVAAPISLVSRVSQNLEAPRLNAMDYLGYNAGLAGAVTAGDPSAMDSSKWPAAESVLSDTPKKYRLTASATSSDGVHQQTLFKTSAEGTLGKGRLVQEQAAGGTNVRIAGPDGETGVKFPAPALGSEHNLFNLSVALPLAPEVTESVVAVDPAAERALLGSAGDFLAPLEKAPPADARDAGAIGRHFESLFTTGLSMEQLEEGPDFLGVKLKYWAPLMTQYQQAKRDGLLTNDSKAIPLIVRTGTSLDLQYSVKIEELDASGKVVKDVGTVTRSLDKDYLPFVSKSPFALEWPGSTDHSQLLGSTASFSQGLYNPATWSTAFAAAPQYKDGDDAANGASDKSATPGDWVTVNRLPEKSSFGAPVDQTQRKPVDERSYRKDLETGKKPAAPLPMVYGTFDPAAVQAAAGDVNKLPLGGYDPAPMTLSKDANGKDVDGTALKPSLSATGLVSQSAGAITDYYGLAAARGYDSNANVIDAVRVRANAAGNWKTAQPEVEKLATQIRELGLEATVVAGSAREDANIFVPGYSKDDAGKESPLGTVQQSWVRQDAADAVSGSLTGTNITLLFLTLLGATLLTGASTVSYIRQRRSEAGILRAMGWTQKRIRSWVLEEFAVGAAALTVAGVVLSLLSWNIATVIVSATMLVIYVGAALLAAQQLRHRVVVDQEPQHDERLVTVDSPLTFANRQLTTNRFNSISLAVAVGVFGAAVGALIALLIDIPRAAGASALSGLAAASIAAPSVILAVFGVVVGLLLTLVTGRFELHAKREYLGTLRAMGWNPDMLGQVRFFENALVGTVALPLGVLGALGLGLLLAPYAALWAGLAGLLAVICWIPIATKVVK; this is translated from the coding sequence ATGAACGCCGTCCAAAGGTTCATCAGAAGCCGTGTGCTGCTGCTGACCGCGGCCATTTTGATCGTCGCCATGTGTTTGTCCGTCCTAGTTCAGAGCCAGTCACAGGCCGCCCTGAACCGTACAGTGGACGAGAACTCGCGGGGACTCTACGACATCCTGGTCCAGGCAAAGCCTGACCAGTCCCAAGACGGCGACGGCGGTGCATTGATCCAGCCGGAGATCGCCAACGGTCAGGGCGGCATCAGCTTCGATCAGCTGGAGAAGATCCGCGGCATGGGCCAGACGGCCGTTGCGGCACCCATCAGCCTGGTCTCGCGCGTGTCCCAGAACCTGGAAGCCCCGCGGCTCAATGCCATGGACTACCTGGGCTACAACGCGGGCCTTGCCGGGGCAGTAACTGCGGGGGACCCCTCCGCCATGGATTCAAGCAAGTGGCCTGCAGCCGAATCCGTGCTGTCCGATACCCCTAAGAAATACCGCCTGACGGCATCGGCAACCAGCTCTGACGGCGTCCACCAGCAGACCCTTTTCAAGACCAGTGCCGAGGGCACCTTGGGCAAGGGCCGCCTGGTGCAGGAACAGGCAGCCGGCGGCACGAACGTCCGGATCGCCGGGCCTGATGGTGAGACCGGGGTCAAGTTCCCCGCCCCGGCCCTCGGGTCCGAGCACAACCTCTTCAACCTTTCCGTGGCGCTTCCCTTGGCACCTGAGGTGACCGAGTCCGTCGTCGCCGTCGATCCCGCAGCCGAAAGGGCCCTCCTTGGCTCGGCCGGCGATTTCCTGGCGCCGCTTGAAAAGGCACCGCCGGCAGATGCCCGCGACGCCGGAGCCATCGGACGCCACTTCGAAAGCCTCTTCACCACGGGCCTGAGCATGGAACAGCTGGAGGAAGGCCCGGATTTCCTGGGCGTCAAGCTCAAATACTGGGCACCCCTCATGACGCAGTACCAGCAGGCCAAGCGTGACGGCCTGCTGACGAACGACTCCAAGGCGATCCCGCTGATCGTGCGGACGGGCACTTCCCTGGACCTGCAGTATTCGGTCAAGATCGAGGAACTCGACGCCAGCGGCAAGGTAGTCAAGGACGTCGGAACGGTGACCCGGTCCCTGGACAAGGATTACCTCCCGTTCGTTTCCAAGTCCCCGTTCGCCCTGGAGTGGCCCGGTTCCACCGACCACAGCCAACTGCTGGGCAGCACGGCCTCGTTCAGCCAGGGTTTGTACAACCCGGCGACGTGGAGCACCGCCTTCGCTGCTGCGCCGCAATACAAGGACGGCGACGACGCCGCTAACGGCGCCTCAGACAAGAGCGCTACGCCGGGGGACTGGGTCACCGTCAACCGTTTGCCGGAGAAGTCCTCCTTCGGAGCGCCTGTGGACCAGACCCAGCGCAAGCCCGTCGATGAGCGGTCGTACCGGAAGGACCTGGAAACAGGCAAGAAGCCTGCTGCTCCTTTGCCCATGGTGTACGGCACCTTTGACCCGGCAGCCGTCCAGGCCGCAGCCGGTGACGTCAACAAACTGCCTTTGGGTGGCTACGACCCCGCGCCGATGACACTGAGCAAGGACGCCAACGGCAAGGACGTCGACGGCACGGCCCTGAAGCCGTCCTTGAGCGCTACGGGCCTGGTAAGCCAGTCCGCCGGCGCCATCACGGACTACTACGGCCTGGCCGCAGCCCGCGGTTACGACTCCAACGCCAACGTGATCGACGCCGTCCGGGTCCGCGCCAACGCGGCCGGCAACTGGAAAACAGCGCAGCCCGAAGTTGAGAAGCTGGCCACCCAGATCCGTGAACTCGGCCTCGAAGCCACCGTGGTGGCCGGGTCCGCACGCGAAGACGCCAACATCTTTGTTCCCGGCTACAGCAAGGACGACGCCGGCAAGGAGTCACCCCTGGGCACCGTCCAGCAGTCCTGGGTACGCCAGGATGCTGCTGACGCGGTTTCCGGGTCCCTGACCGGAACCAACATCACCCTCCTGTTCCTGACGCTGTTGGGCGCCACGCTCCTGACCGGCGCCTCGACCGTGAGCTACATCCGCCAGCGGAGAAGCGAAGCCGGCATTCTGCGGGCCATGGGCTGGACCCAGAAACGGATCCGGTCCTGGGTCCTGGAAGAGTTCGCCGTGGGCGCCGCGGCGCTGACGGTCGCCGGGGTGGTCCTCAGCCTCCTGAGCTGGAACATTGCAACCGTGATCGTCTCCGCGACCATGCTGGTCATTTACGTCGGAGCGGCCTTGTTGGCCGCCCAACAGCTGCGCCACCGCGTAGTGGTTGACCAGGAACCGCAGCATGACGAACGACTGGTCACCGTGGACTCGCCGTTGACGTTCGCCAACAGGCAGCTGACCACCAACAGGTTCAACTCGATCTCGCTGGCCGTGGCCGTTGGCGTATTCGGTGCCGCGGTAGGTGCCCTGATCGCCCTGCTGATCGACATTCCGCGCGCGGCAGGTGCCAGCGCGCTGAGTGGCCTCGCTGCCGCCAGCATTGCGGCGCCCAGCGTGATCCTCGCCGTCTTTGGCGTGGTGGTTGGGCTGCTCTTGACGCTTGTCACTGGCCGGTTCGAGCTTCATGCCAAGCGGGAATATCTGGGCACGCTACGGGCCATGGGTTGGAACCCGGACATGCTGGGACAGGTCCGCTTCTTCGAAAATGCACTGGTGGGCACGGTGGCACTTCCCCTGGGCGTCCTCGGCGCGCTGGGCCTGGGTCTGCTCCTTGCCCCCTACGCGGCCCTTTGGGCCGGACTGGCCGGTCTGCTGGCCGTAATTTGCTGGATTCCGATTGCAACGAAAGTAGTCAAATGA
- the metG gene encoding methionine--tRNA ligase, producing MTSPEKSPFYITTAISYPNGVPHIGHAYEVIATDAMARFKRLDGHEVFFMTGTDEHGLKMQQSAEKEGITAKQLADRNSAAFKQMSQDLGISHDRFIRTTDQDHYAASQAIWKKMEANGDIYLSKYEGWYSVRDEAYYVEDDTVVKEDGLRYSKETDTLVTWTAEESYFFRLSNYQDKLLELYGEQPEFGAPQSRFNEVISFVKRGLEDLSISRTTFDWGVPVPGDEKHVMYVWVDALTNYLTGVGYPDVESESFRKFWPADVHVIGKDISRFHAIYWPAFLMSAGLELPKRVMIHGFLTNNGVKMSKSLGNVVAPQDFVAQYGLDQCRYFFLREVPFGADGNYNHEAIVGRMNSDLANNFGNLAQRSLSMVAKNCEGKVPTPGASTDEDTALLARAGELLDIARSAFDKQEFSRALEAIWAVLGDTNAYFADQAPWVLRKTDVERMNTVLYVTLEVVRIVAILAQPVMPSSSAKLLEVLGQPEGDARQFAAIATPIVAGTELPAPAPVFPRFEEPAEA from the coding sequence GTGACGTCTCCAGAGAAATCCCCGTTCTACATCACCACCGCAATCAGCTACCCCAACGGCGTGCCGCACATCGGCCACGCCTACGAGGTCATTGCGACCGATGCCATGGCGCGCTTCAAGCGGCTTGATGGCCATGAAGTGTTCTTCATGACCGGAACGGACGAGCACGGGCTCAAGATGCAGCAGTCCGCGGAGAAGGAAGGCATCACTGCCAAGCAGCTCGCGGACCGCAACTCTGCGGCGTTCAAGCAGATGAGCCAGGACCTGGGCATCTCGCATGACCGCTTCATCCGCACCACGGACCAGGACCACTACGCCGCCTCGCAGGCCATCTGGAAGAAGATGGAAGCCAACGGCGATATCTACCTGTCCAAGTACGAGGGCTGGTATTCGGTCCGCGACGAGGCGTACTACGTCGAGGACGACACCGTGGTCAAGGAGGACGGCCTCCGTTACTCCAAGGAAACGGACACGCTGGTCACCTGGACGGCTGAGGAAAGCTACTTCTTCCGGCTCTCCAACTACCAGGACAAGCTCCTGGAGCTCTACGGGGAACAGCCGGAGTTCGGCGCTCCGCAGTCCCGTTTCAACGAGGTCATCAGCTTTGTTAAGCGCGGCCTCGAAGACCTGTCCATCAGCCGCACCACCTTTGACTGGGGTGTTCCGGTCCCGGGCGATGAGAAGCACGTCATGTACGTCTGGGTGGACGCACTGACCAACTACCTCACTGGCGTGGGGTACCCGGACGTCGAGTCCGAATCGTTCAGGAAGTTCTGGCCGGCCGACGTCCACGTGATCGGCAAGGACATCTCGCGGTTCCACGCCATCTACTGGCCCGCGTTCCTGATGAGCGCCGGCCTGGAATTGCCGAAGCGCGTCATGATCCATGGCTTTCTCACCAACAACGGCGTCAAGATGTCCAAGTCCCTGGGCAACGTGGTGGCACCGCAGGATTTCGTGGCGCAGTACGGCCTGGACCAGTGCCGATACTTCTTCCTCCGCGAAGTTCCGTTCGGCGCTGACGGCAATTACAACCACGAAGCGATCGTGGGCCGGATGAACTCCGACCTCGCCAACAACTTCGGAAACCTCGCTCAGCGTTCGCTGTCCATGGTGGCGAAGAACTGCGAGGGCAAGGTACCCACGCCCGGTGCGTCCACGGACGAGGACACCGCCCTGCTGGCCCGGGCCGGTGAACTGTTGGACATCGCGCGCTCGGCGTTCGACAAGCAGGAATTCAGCCGCGCCCTCGAAGCCATCTGGGCCGTGCTCGGTGATACCAATGCCTACTTCGCCGATCAGGCCCCCTGGGTGCTGCGTAAAACGGACGTCGAACGGATGAACACTGTCCTTTACGTCACCTTGGAAGTGGTCCGGATCGTAGCGATCCTCGCCCAGCCCGTGATGCCGTCGTCGTCGGCCAAGCTCCTCGAGGTCCTTGGGCAGCCGGAAGGCGACGCCCGCCAGTTCGCTGCGATCGCCACGCCGATCGTCGCGGGCACGGAACTGCCTGCACCTGCGCCGGTCTTCCCGCGCTTCGAGGAACCCGCCGAGGCCTAG
- a CDS encoding ABC transporter ATP-binding protein yields the protein MTDNLNPELAATPESTEESLQTRANTIVRAADHATPLELSRVTIHYGGDKGGAEEVDVVDDFNLTLHAGEMHCIAGRSGSGKTSILTVSAGLTLPTSGKVFWEGVALDTMGDDEIADRRRALIGYVDQGGALIDGMSALENVLLPAVPDGEVEQRTEMAKDLLDLVGLGRRMRHRPAQLSGGERQRVAIARALILGTRVLVVDEPTASLDRAAANRIIGILKDTTSDGIAVMVASHDHELVRLSDTLTELN from the coding sequence ATGACTGACAACCTCAACCCCGAGCTGGCGGCCACCCCGGAATCCACGGAAGAGTCGCTGCAGACCCGCGCCAACACGATCGTGCGGGCCGCGGACCACGCCACGCCCCTGGAACTGAGCCGCGTCACCATCCACTACGGTGGCGACAAAGGCGGAGCCGAGGAAGTCGACGTCGTCGATGACTTCAACCTGACGCTGCACGCCGGTGAGATGCACTGTATCGCCGGCCGAAGCGGCTCCGGCAAGACCAGCATCCTGACGGTCAGCGCCGGACTTACGCTGCCGACGTCGGGCAAGGTCTTCTGGGAAGGCGTGGCGCTGGACACGATGGGCGACGACGAAATCGCGGACCGCCGTCGTGCCCTCATCGGTTACGTAGACCAGGGCGGTGCCCTGATCGACGGCATGAGCGCGTTGGAGAACGTCCTGCTTCCCGCCGTACCCGATGGCGAAGTGGAGCAGCGCACGGAAATGGCCAAGGACCTTTTGGACCTGGTGGGCCTGGGCCGTCGAATGCGGCACCGCCCCGCCCAGCTTTCAGGTGGCGAACGCCAGCGCGTTGCCATTGCTCGCGCACTGATCCTGGGCACCCGTGTCCTGGTGGTGGACGAGCCCACCGCCAGCCTCGACCGTGCCGCGGCCAACCGCATTATCGGAATCCTGAAGGACACCACCAGCGACGGCATCGCCGTCATGGTTGCTTCCCACGACCACGAGTTGGTCCGCCTCAGCGATACGCTGACCGAACTTAACTAA